From one Bombus huntii isolate Logan2020A chromosome 17, iyBomHunt1.1, whole genome shotgun sequence genomic stretch:
- the LOC126875064 gene encoding cilia- and flagella-associated protein 44 isoform X2, with translation MADGGKFKSVNGEDLGQNIELNWETKYESVEQKEENFNINQEEEKEEYSLIPRKPDDGTIPENILEFFHSYGYDCRKYFNLCVVDTNTIAFAAGNLIQFFNVKENKMWFKIGSVGTGIGHISKNPIFEHIAVGANGENPLINIFNWPLMKTIIVLKGGTTKRYFHLSYSPDGLLLASQGGEPDYYISLWNWKESNIILQCKSYVQDVYNVTFSKYIPGQLTSSGIGHIKFWKMSKTFTGLKLKGEIGKFGNTEISDIIAIHPMPNETIVSGCEWGNILLWDESLIKLEACRKNKEPAHVGYISQFELLNGEIISVGSDGWIRFWFYETIDHADLSDDEQFLEIQPIYEFQIAEGIENAMLMSIQKQEPDNPEKTMWYAQDGNGGLWLLDLCTSKKEHIQQKLFTCHAGPIVDMDTADWGPFVATLDRNGNLHIYNYIEKKLNLIYKFYDTSSQVVWLPCSTLVCAFENGIIRMITVTIQTTNTGNVKMDNTKLIQVLKPHSMPITVMSLNTSCSLLVTGSDDATIFLFNIHTTNNYPAIAPIGYVKLPSPATCMTWNPQEEATLLIGCLRGDCMEVKLPMIPQSYTTTSYELVKCRPASFKFESVKSAIERQIIKEKYEAEKEERLKERRKEMERLIAENPHIIIDEDTFLTELDEKEMILPEIYIPEIPNKVLIAQYGIDGNIWLFMAGFDAGYVYEYPRPLSVKLKHNKPIRSRIIEHAIDTEMHNFLFQKNKKYLYLGTQYGQLYVVKIKDKDPLDFSDCWILQTHDHYNGHISNILFGYNKEILLTCGQDGNIFSFKINDDTPYEEHEVPMLENSLFIPESVEDIEDADYPNLEEVITKIEQDRIFSVAEKKKKKVLEIIHDLTEEYVKIITRNKHLLHSQRISQFELDPRIVEDLEQQLHTHKTLTERKLQFEVEKRKLELQKLMDHFVTSITYLPFAVHGILDENRAVYSLRELHLDTDSILKCVKLLKEKDEQQKAEMELQLKLDNNLFWEKTTLIMQEQVKEDKQKSEEQEIQYLEGLLAEDFSGLSSGLGLQINRMLLKYKEKEARLIERQKEWQKLHAKKPNLVKSRLEDAVFLEKAKQSIGEYNLKMNVDFSLMKKKETAAIKYKQLIDCRDKLHHLRENFNTKLKTIALKKEKMQKEVTKLTEVLKKIHTEIPLKNIKPLPHPPKLYFDIEFPEHNLELQKYVSMSEKVQQVKRQRQSLIIDQLIDHSDLEHEVLYCDDKAIFHKGQESLYILISASQMKIKDHSSIAGDLIRNLNINDSVQTTWEREMKRSRMWRKIYEQDCILRYISAEYKQLEKELDELEEYRLDVVYQSTYINLNLLTLYEEFMILRESETMEHALEEKVIDKSNERVTMMLKMQATNINIAAREEEIKKLHIKIKDTATDFTKAIADNKFQNFLQKIFKRKYTALKKQNGSLDSITQSSETSSEETDETVDSEAEYIPFDENICPVGCDTQLYDMAFSMREKRYTYELQIREEQREIELLQKELDTDIKHLRIIESTLKHNEEELQNFVLDKQKKLNEINVTVILKLHQLQHILDSGCTASIQNCIVFNKKELANLYARVGELQDETYNLEQTRKKNEVHLKRIKLDLKYMETQNKRLKEHIKEKMIQKFGCKVSLINLYQTILQRLIYDTKIDVRKIMKSLSKNIENAKWNCNKGLIVLKTLIRNNTEKLSFLTILEKEKIKLRKILEQTLLSEENMLQIEHEHKVDIVALENILYNQIQQKHILQYDIESLKTGSKKVSSICLD, from the exons ATGGCCGATGGTGGCAAATTTAAATCCGTAAATGGTGAAGATCTAGGACAAAACATAGAATTAAATTGGGAAACTAAGTATGAAAGCGTTGagcaaaaagaagaaaattttaacATAAATCAAGAGGAGGAAAAAGAGGAATATTCACTTATACCTCGAAAACCCGATGATGGAACTATAcctgaaaatattttagaattttt TCATTCTTATGGATATGACTGTCGAAAGTATTTCAATCTTTGTGTAGTCGATACAAATACTATTGCTTTCGCTGCTGGCAATTTAATTCAGTTTTTCaatgtaaaagaaaataaaatgtggTTTAAAATAGGTTCTGTGGGTACTGGTATTGGGCACATATcg aaaaatcctatttttgaacacattgCTGTTGGGGCAAATGGTGAAAACCctctaataaatatttttaactggCCACTTATGAAAActataattgttttaaaagGTGGAACAACTAAacgttattttcatttatcatACAG TCCAGATGGGTTATTATTGGCATCGCAAGGTGGTGAACctgattattatatttcacttTGGAATTGGAAAGAATCAAACATTATTTTGCAATGTAAATCTTATGTTCAAGATGTATATAATGTCACTTTCTCTAAATATATTCCTGGCCAGTTAACGTCTAGTGGAATAGGACATATTAAATTTTGGAAAATGTCTAAAACTTTTACTGGATTAAAACTTAAAGGTGAAATTGGTAAATTTGGGAATACTGAAATCTCTGATATTATAGCAATTCATCCCATGCCAAATGAGACT attgTCTCTGGTTGTGAGTGGGGTAACATACTCTTATGGGATGAAAGTTTAATCAAATTGGAAGCATgtagaaaaaataaagagCCAGCACATGTGGGCTATATCTCACAATTTGAGTTGCTTAATGGAGAAATTATATCAGTtg GATCTGATGGATGGATACGATTTTGGTTCTATGAGACCATAGACCATGCTGATCTTTCTGATGATGAACAATTTCTTGAAATTCAACCAATTTACGAATTTCAAATTGCAGAGGGAATAGAAAATGCAATGCTTATGAGTATCCAAAAGCAGGAACCAGATAATCCTGAAAAAACCATGTGGTATGCTCAG gATGGAAATGGGGGACTGTGGTTACTTGACCTTTGTACCAGTAAAAAAGAACATATTCAACAAAAACTTTTTACATGTCATGCTGGTCCTATTGTCGATATGGATACAGCAGATTGGGGACCCTTTGTAGCAACGCTTgatagaaatggaaatttgcatatttataactacatagaaaaaaaattaaatctgatttataaattttatgacACTAGTAGTCAAGTAGTTTGGCTTCCAT GTTCAACACTCGTATGTGCTTTCGAAAATGGTATTATTAGGATGATTACAGTAACAATACAAACAACAAATACCGGAAATGTAAAAATGGATAATACAAAACTAATTCAAGTTTTAAAACCACATTCGATGCCAATTACTGTAATGTCTTTAAATACATCTTGTAG CTTATTAGTAACGGGTAGCGATGATGCcactatttttctatttaatattcataCTACTAATAATTATCCTGCAATTGCACCTATTGGCTATGTGAAACTTCCATCACCTGCTACTTGCATGACATGGAATCCTCAAGAA GAAGCAACTCTATTAATTGGATGCTTACGAGGAGATTGTATGGAAGTAAAATTGCCTATGATACCTCAGTCATACACAACAACTTCTTATGAATTAGTTAAATGTAGACCTGCATCATTTAAATTTGAATCAGTGAAGTCCGCGATAGAAAgacaaattataaaagaaaaatatgaagcagagaaagaagaaagactcaaagaaaggagaaaagaaatgGAACGATTAATTGCTGAAAATCCTCACATTATAATTGATGAAGACACATTTctta cgGAGCTtgatgaaaaagaaatgattCTCCCAGAAATTTATATTCCAGAAATTCCAAATAAAGTTTTAATAGCACAATATGGCATTGATGGAAACATATGGTTATTTATGGCTGGGTTTGATGCAGGATATGTTTACGAATATCCACGTCCATTATctgtaaaattaaaacataATAAACCCATTAGGAGTAGAATAATCGAACATGCAATAGACACAGAAATGcataatttcctttttca gaaaaataagaaatatttatatttgggAACACAATATGGACAGCTTTATGTTGTTAAGATAAAGGACAAAGATCCATTAGATTTTTCAGACTGTTGGATTTTACAAACACATGATCATTATAATGGACACATctctaatattttattcggttataataaagaaatattgttAACATGTGGCCAAgatggaaatatattttcttttaaaatcaatGATGATACACCATATGAGGAACATGAAGTACCAATGTTAGAGAATTCTCTTTTTATA cCTGAAAGTGTCGAAGATATTGAAGATGCTGATTATCCAAATTTGGAAGAAGTAATTACTAAAATAGAACAAGATAGAATTTTTTCAGttgcagagaagaaaaagaaaaaagtactTGAAATCATACATGATTTAACAGAAGAAtatgttaaaattattacaag GAATAAACATCTCCTGCATTCACAACGAATATCACAGTTTGAGCTGGATCCTAGAATAGTTGAAGACTTAGAACAGCAACTGCATACACATAAAACCTTAACAGAACGAAAGCTACAATTTGAAGTAGAAAAGAGGAAATTAGAATTACAAAAGCTTATGGACCATTTTGTTACATCTATCACTTACTTACCTTTTGCAGTGCATGGCATATT agATGAAAATAGAGCAGTATATTCTTTGAGAGAATTACACCTAGATACTGACAGCATTTTAAAATGTGTGAAATTGCTGAAGGAGAAAGATGAGCAACAGAAAGCAG aaatggAATTGCAGCTAAAGTTggataataatttattctgGGAAAAAACAACTTT aataatgCAAGAACAGGTTAAGGAAGACAAACAGAAATCAGAAGAACAAGAAATACAATATTTGGAAGGACTTTTAGCTGAAGATTTTAGCGGTTTATCATCTGGATTAGGGTTACAAATTAATCGAATGTTGTTAAAGTACAAGGAAAAGGAAGCTAGATTGATTGAACGACAGAAGGAA tGGCAGAAACTACATGCAAAAAAGCCAAATTTAGTTAAAAGTCGTTTGGAAGATGCAGTTTTCCTTGAAAAGGCGAAACAATCCATTGGTGAATACAATTTGAAAATGAATGTAGACTTTAGTCtaatgaagaaaaaagaaactgccgccataaaatataaacaacTTATAGATTGTAGAGATAAg ctTCATCATTTGCGAGAGAACTTTAATACAAAACTGAAAACGATCgcattgaaaaaagaaaagatgcAGAAAGAAGTTACTAAATTAACAGAAGTTCTTAAAAAAATTCACACAGaaattccattaaaaaatataaaacctTTACCACATCCACCAAAACTGTATTTTGATATTGAATTTCCTGAACATAATCTTGAA CTTCAGAAATATGTATCTATGTCGGAAAAGGTGCAACAAGTAAAACGCCAAAGGCAATCATTAATTATAGATCAATTAATAGATCATTCTGATTTAGAACATGAAGTATTATATTGTGATGATAAAGCTATCTTTCACAAAGGACAAGAAAGTCTCTATATTCTTATTTCTGCTTCACAAATGAAAATAAAGGATCATTCATCCATAGCTGGTGATTTAATTCGAAATCTTAATATAAATGACTCTGTTCAAACTACCTGGGAACGTGAAATGAAACGTTCTCGAATGTGGcgaaaaatatatgaacaagattgtattttacgatatatCAGCGCCGAATACAAACAATTGGAAAAAGAGTTAGACGAACTAGAAGAATATCGATTAGACGTAGTATATCaaagtacatatataaatCTGAATTTGTTAACTCTATACGAAGAATTTATGATCCTACGGGAATCTGAAACAATGGAACATGCACTTGAAGAGAAAGTTATTGATAAATCAAATGAACGTGTTACAATGATGTTAAAG ATGCAAgctacaaatattaatattgctgcacgagaagaagaaataaaaaaattgcatataaaaattaaagatactGCTACTGACTTTACAAAAGCTATTGctgataataaatttcaaaatttccttcaaaaaatattcaagAGAAAATATACAGCactaaaaaaacaaaatg GTTCTTTAGATTCGATTACACAATCGTCAGAAACTAGTTCTGAAGAAACAGATGAAACAGTAGATTCTGAAGCTGAGTACATTCCATTTGATGAAAATATCTGCCCAGTGGGCTGTGATACACAATTATATGACATGGCATTTTCTATGAGAGAAAAACGATATACATACGAATTGCAAATCAGAGAAGAACAAAGAGAAATAGAATTATTGCAGAAAGAATTAGATACTGATATCAAACATTTAAGAATTATTGAAAGTACTTTAAAACACAATGAGGAAGAACTGCAAAATTTTGTg CTGGATAAgcaaaaaaaattaaatgaaattaatgtaACAGTCATATTAAAACTTCATCAATTACAGCAcatattagactctggatgcACTGCAAGCATTCAAAATTGTatagtttttaataaaaaagaattagcGAATTTATATGCCAGAGTTGGAGAATTGCAAGATGAAACATACAACTTAGAACAAACCCGCAA GAAAAATGAAGTACAtctaaaacgaataaaattggACTTAAAATATATGGAAACTCAAAATAAGAGGCTGAAGGAACacattaaagaaaaaatgatacaaaaattTGGTTGTAAAGTGTCTTTGATTAACCTTTATCAGACTATTTTGCAAAGATTAATTTATGATACAAAAATTGATGTACGGAAAATTATGAAGAGTTTATCTAAAAACATAGAAA ATGCAAAATGGAATTGTAATAAAGGattaattgttttaaaaaCTTTAATTCGAAATAATACCGAAAAATTAAGTTTCTTGAcaatattagaaaaagaaaagatcaAACTTAGAAAAATTTTGGAACAAACTTTACTCTCAGAA GAAAATATGCTACAAATAGAACATGAGCACAAAGTTGACATAGTTGCActtgaaaatattctttataatCAAATACAGCAAAAACATATACTGCAATATGATATAGAAAGTCTTAAAACTGGATCAAAAAAAGTATCTTCAATTTGTTTGGATTAA
- the LOC126875064 gene encoding cilia- and flagella-associated protein 44 isoform X1: MADGGKFKSVNGEDLGQNIELNWETKYESVEQKEENFNINQEEEKEEYSLIPRKPDDGTIPENILEFFHSYGYDCRKYFNLCVVDTNTIAFAAGNLIQFFNVKENKMWFKIGSVGTGIGHISKNPIFEHIAVGANGENPLINIFNWPLMKTIIVLKGGTTKRYFHLSYSPDGLLLASQGGEPDYYISLWNWKESNIILQCKSYVQDVYNVTFSKYIPGQLTSSGIGHIKFWKMSKTFTGLKLKGEIGKFGNTEISDIIAIHPMPNETIVSGCEWGNILLWDESLIKLEACRKNKEPAHVGYISQFELLNGEIISVGSDGWIRFWFYETIDHADLSDDEQFLEIQPIYEFQIAEGIENAMLMSIQKQEPDNPEKTMWYAQDGNGGLWLLDLCTSKKEHIQQKLFTCHAGPIVDMDTADWGPFVATLDRNGNLHIYNYIEKKLNLIYKFYDTSSQVVWLPCKIEKTGSTLVCAFENGIIRMITVTIQTTNTGNVKMDNTKLIQVLKPHSMPITVMSLNTSCSLLVTGSDDATIFLFNIHTTNNYPAIAPIGYVKLPSPATCMTWNPQEEATLLIGCLRGDCMEVKLPMIPQSYTTTSYELVKCRPASFKFESVKSAIERQIIKEKYEAEKEERLKERRKEMERLIAENPHIIIDEDTFLTELDEKEMILPEIYIPEIPNKVLIAQYGIDGNIWLFMAGFDAGYVYEYPRPLSVKLKHNKPIRSRIIEHAIDTEMHNFLFQKNKKYLYLGTQYGQLYVVKIKDKDPLDFSDCWILQTHDHYNGHISNILFGYNKEILLTCGQDGNIFSFKINDDTPYEEHEVPMLENSLFIPESVEDIEDADYPNLEEVITKIEQDRIFSVAEKKKKKVLEIIHDLTEEYVKIITRNKHLLHSQRISQFELDPRIVEDLEQQLHTHKTLTERKLQFEVEKRKLELQKLMDHFVTSITYLPFAVHGILDENRAVYSLRELHLDTDSILKCVKLLKEKDEQQKAEMELQLKLDNNLFWEKTTLIMQEQVKEDKQKSEEQEIQYLEGLLAEDFSGLSSGLGLQINRMLLKYKEKEARLIERQKEWQKLHAKKPNLVKSRLEDAVFLEKAKQSIGEYNLKMNVDFSLMKKKETAAIKYKQLIDCRDKLHHLRENFNTKLKTIALKKEKMQKEVTKLTEVLKKIHTEIPLKNIKPLPHPPKLYFDIEFPEHNLELQKYVSMSEKVQQVKRQRQSLIIDQLIDHSDLEHEVLYCDDKAIFHKGQESLYILISASQMKIKDHSSIAGDLIRNLNINDSVQTTWEREMKRSRMWRKIYEQDCILRYISAEYKQLEKELDELEEYRLDVVYQSTYINLNLLTLYEEFMILRESETMEHALEEKVIDKSNERVTMMLKMQATNINIAAREEEIKKLHIKIKDTATDFTKAIADNKFQNFLQKIFKRKYTALKKQNGSLDSITQSSETSSEETDETVDSEAEYIPFDENICPVGCDTQLYDMAFSMREKRYTYELQIREEQREIELLQKELDTDIKHLRIIESTLKHNEEELQNFVLDKQKKLNEINVTVILKLHQLQHILDSGCTASIQNCIVFNKKELANLYARVGELQDETYNLEQTRKKNEVHLKRIKLDLKYMETQNKRLKEHIKEKMIQKFGCKVSLINLYQTILQRLIYDTKIDVRKIMKSLSKNIENAKWNCNKGLIVLKTLIRNNTEKLSFLTILEKEKIKLRKILEQTLLSEENMLQIEHEHKVDIVALENILYNQIQQKHILQYDIESLKTGSKKVSSICLD; the protein is encoded by the exons ATGGCCGATGGTGGCAAATTTAAATCCGTAAATGGTGAAGATCTAGGACAAAACATAGAATTAAATTGGGAAACTAAGTATGAAAGCGTTGagcaaaaagaagaaaattttaacATAAATCAAGAGGAGGAAAAAGAGGAATATTCACTTATACCTCGAAAACCCGATGATGGAACTATAcctgaaaatattttagaattttt TCATTCTTATGGATATGACTGTCGAAAGTATTTCAATCTTTGTGTAGTCGATACAAATACTATTGCTTTCGCTGCTGGCAATTTAATTCAGTTTTTCaatgtaaaagaaaataaaatgtggTTTAAAATAGGTTCTGTGGGTACTGGTATTGGGCACATATcg aaaaatcctatttttgaacacattgCTGTTGGGGCAAATGGTGAAAACCctctaataaatatttttaactggCCACTTATGAAAActataattgttttaaaagGTGGAACAACTAAacgttattttcatttatcatACAG TCCAGATGGGTTATTATTGGCATCGCAAGGTGGTGAACctgattattatatttcacttTGGAATTGGAAAGAATCAAACATTATTTTGCAATGTAAATCTTATGTTCAAGATGTATATAATGTCACTTTCTCTAAATATATTCCTGGCCAGTTAACGTCTAGTGGAATAGGACATATTAAATTTTGGAAAATGTCTAAAACTTTTACTGGATTAAAACTTAAAGGTGAAATTGGTAAATTTGGGAATACTGAAATCTCTGATATTATAGCAATTCATCCCATGCCAAATGAGACT attgTCTCTGGTTGTGAGTGGGGTAACATACTCTTATGGGATGAAAGTTTAATCAAATTGGAAGCATgtagaaaaaataaagagCCAGCACATGTGGGCTATATCTCACAATTTGAGTTGCTTAATGGAGAAATTATATCAGTtg GATCTGATGGATGGATACGATTTTGGTTCTATGAGACCATAGACCATGCTGATCTTTCTGATGATGAACAATTTCTTGAAATTCAACCAATTTACGAATTTCAAATTGCAGAGGGAATAGAAAATGCAATGCTTATGAGTATCCAAAAGCAGGAACCAGATAATCCTGAAAAAACCATGTGGTATGCTCAG gATGGAAATGGGGGACTGTGGTTACTTGACCTTTGTACCAGTAAAAAAGAACATATTCAACAAAAACTTTTTACATGTCATGCTGGTCCTATTGTCGATATGGATACAGCAGATTGGGGACCCTTTGTAGCAACGCTTgatagaaatggaaatttgcatatttataactacatagaaaaaaaattaaatctgatttataaattttatgacACTAGTAGTCAAGTAGTTTGGCTTCCATGTAAg ATTGAAAAAACAGGTTCAACACTCGTATGTGCTTTCGAAAATGGTATTATTAGGATGATTACAGTAACAATACAAACAACAAATACCGGAAATGTAAAAATGGATAATACAAAACTAATTCAAGTTTTAAAACCACATTCGATGCCAATTACTGTAATGTCTTTAAATACATCTTGTAG CTTATTAGTAACGGGTAGCGATGATGCcactatttttctatttaatattcataCTACTAATAATTATCCTGCAATTGCACCTATTGGCTATGTGAAACTTCCATCACCTGCTACTTGCATGACATGGAATCCTCAAGAA GAAGCAACTCTATTAATTGGATGCTTACGAGGAGATTGTATGGAAGTAAAATTGCCTATGATACCTCAGTCATACACAACAACTTCTTATGAATTAGTTAAATGTAGACCTGCATCATTTAAATTTGAATCAGTGAAGTCCGCGATAGAAAgacaaattataaaagaaaaatatgaagcagagaaagaagaaagactcaaagaaaggagaaaagaaatgGAACGATTAATTGCTGAAAATCCTCACATTATAATTGATGAAGACACATTTctta cgGAGCTtgatgaaaaagaaatgattCTCCCAGAAATTTATATTCCAGAAATTCCAAATAAAGTTTTAATAGCACAATATGGCATTGATGGAAACATATGGTTATTTATGGCTGGGTTTGATGCAGGATATGTTTACGAATATCCACGTCCATTATctgtaaaattaaaacataATAAACCCATTAGGAGTAGAATAATCGAACATGCAATAGACACAGAAATGcataatttcctttttca gaaaaataagaaatatttatatttgggAACACAATATGGACAGCTTTATGTTGTTAAGATAAAGGACAAAGATCCATTAGATTTTTCAGACTGTTGGATTTTACAAACACATGATCATTATAATGGACACATctctaatattttattcggttataataaagaaatattgttAACATGTGGCCAAgatggaaatatattttcttttaaaatcaatGATGATACACCATATGAGGAACATGAAGTACCAATGTTAGAGAATTCTCTTTTTATA cCTGAAAGTGTCGAAGATATTGAAGATGCTGATTATCCAAATTTGGAAGAAGTAATTACTAAAATAGAACAAGATAGAATTTTTTCAGttgcagagaagaaaaagaaaaaagtactTGAAATCATACATGATTTAACAGAAGAAtatgttaaaattattacaag GAATAAACATCTCCTGCATTCACAACGAATATCACAGTTTGAGCTGGATCCTAGAATAGTTGAAGACTTAGAACAGCAACTGCATACACATAAAACCTTAACAGAACGAAAGCTACAATTTGAAGTAGAAAAGAGGAAATTAGAATTACAAAAGCTTATGGACCATTTTGTTACATCTATCACTTACTTACCTTTTGCAGTGCATGGCATATT agATGAAAATAGAGCAGTATATTCTTTGAGAGAATTACACCTAGATACTGACAGCATTTTAAAATGTGTGAAATTGCTGAAGGAGAAAGATGAGCAACAGAAAGCAG aaatggAATTGCAGCTAAAGTTggataataatttattctgGGAAAAAACAACTTT aataatgCAAGAACAGGTTAAGGAAGACAAACAGAAATCAGAAGAACAAGAAATACAATATTTGGAAGGACTTTTAGCTGAAGATTTTAGCGGTTTATCATCTGGATTAGGGTTACAAATTAATCGAATGTTGTTAAAGTACAAGGAAAAGGAAGCTAGATTGATTGAACGACAGAAGGAA tGGCAGAAACTACATGCAAAAAAGCCAAATTTAGTTAAAAGTCGTTTGGAAGATGCAGTTTTCCTTGAAAAGGCGAAACAATCCATTGGTGAATACAATTTGAAAATGAATGTAGACTTTAGTCtaatgaagaaaaaagaaactgccgccataaaatataaacaacTTATAGATTGTAGAGATAAg ctTCATCATTTGCGAGAGAACTTTAATACAAAACTGAAAACGATCgcattgaaaaaagaaaagatgcAGAAAGAAGTTACTAAATTAACAGAAGTTCTTAAAAAAATTCACACAGaaattccattaaaaaatataaaacctTTACCACATCCACCAAAACTGTATTTTGATATTGAATTTCCTGAACATAATCTTGAA CTTCAGAAATATGTATCTATGTCGGAAAAGGTGCAACAAGTAAAACGCCAAAGGCAATCATTAATTATAGATCAATTAATAGATCATTCTGATTTAGAACATGAAGTATTATATTGTGATGATAAAGCTATCTTTCACAAAGGACAAGAAAGTCTCTATATTCTTATTTCTGCTTCACAAATGAAAATAAAGGATCATTCATCCATAGCTGGTGATTTAATTCGAAATCTTAATATAAATGACTCTGTTCAAACTACCTGGGAACGTGAAATGAAACGTTCTCGAATGTGGcgaaaaatatatgaacaagattgtattttacgatatatCAGCGCCGAATACAAACAATTGGAAAAAGAGTTAGACGAACTAGAAGAATATCGATTAGACGTAGTATATCaaagtacatatataaatCTGAATTTGTTAACTCTATACGAAGAATTTATGATCCTACGGGAATCTGAAACAATGGAACATGCACTTGAAGAGAAAGTTATTGATAAATCAAATGAACGTGTTACAATGATGTTAAAG ATGCAAgctacaaatattaatattgctgcacgagaagaagaaataaaaaaattgcatataaaaattaaagatactGCTACTGACTTTACAAAAGCTATTGctgataataaatttcaaaatttccttcaaaaaatattcaagAGAAAATATACAGCactaaaaaaacaaaatg GTTCTTTAGATTCGATTACACAATCGTCAGAAACTAGTTCTGAAGAAACAGATGAAACAGTAGATTCTGAAGCTGAGTACATTCCATTTGATGAAAATATCTGCCCAGTGGGCTGTGATACACAATTATATGACATGGCATTTTCTATGAGAGAAAAACGATATACATACGAATTGCAAATCAGAGAAGAACAAAGAGAAATAGAATTATTGCAGAAAGAATTAGATACTGATATCAAACATTTAAGAATTATTGAAAGTACTTTAAAACACAATGAGGAAGAACTGCAAAATTTTGTg CTGGATAAgcaaaaaaaattaaatgaaattaatgtaACAGTCATATTAAAACTTCATCAATTACAGCAcatattagactctggatgcACTGCAAGCATTCAAAATTGTatagtttttaataaaaaagaattagcGAATTTATATGCCAGAGTTGGAGAATTGCAAGATGAAACATACAACTTAGAACAAACCCGCAA GAAAAATGAAGTACAtctaaaacgaataaaattggACTTAAAATATATGGAAACTCAAAATAAGAGGCTGAAGGAACacattaaagaaaaaatgatacaaaaattTGGTTGTAAAGTGTCTTTGATTAACCTTTATCAGACTATTTTGCAAAGATTAATTTATGATACAAAAATTGATGTACGGAAAATTATGAAGAGTTTATCTAAAAACATAGAAA ATGCAAAATGGAATTGTAATAAAGGattaattgttttaaaaaCTTTAATTCGAAATAATACCGAAAAATTAAGTTTCTTGAcaatattagaaaaagaaaagatcaAACTTAGAAAAATTTTGGAACAAACTTTACTCTCAGAA GAAAATATGCTACAAATAGAACATGAGCACAAAGTTGACATAGTTGCActtgaaaatattctttataatCAAATACAGCAAAAACATATACTGCAATATGATATAGAAAGTCTTAAAACTGGATCAAAAAAAGTATCTTCAATTTGTTTGGATTAA